From the Sphingomonas suaedae genome, one window contains:
- a CDS encoding serine hydrolase domain-containing protein, translating to MRHFVTALTALTLATPATPALAQTPAAPSEAVKLDTKRIDAMLAKMVADGRAAGVSALVWKDGREVHFAARGNADREANRPFARDTLVQIWSMTKPVTGVALMQLWEQGKFRLDDPLARYLPDFATMLVQDGTDAAGKPLWRPASRPITIRDVLRHTAGFAYGDGPSAAHKAFAAADPLNPQNDLAEFGRRLAKVPLLSEPGTEWHYSVAVDVQALLVERLSGMNFADYVQKHIFDPLKMRESAWHQPMDRLPRLAATYVKTDGNLTRQPDEATRRMNFPGTILTMGGAGIVAPIDDYMRFARMLLNGGELDGTRILKPATIRLMATDQLDPAIKEREWLMGKIEGGFGFDFAVRTARPSGPERNRGAVGEFFWDGAATTLFWVDPANDMAVVFFVQTVPFDGTLHTDIRKAVYGADYLGPKGD from the coding sequence ATGCGGCATTTTGTGACAGCGTTGACGGCGCTGACCCTTGCGACGCCCGCCACCCCCGCGCTCGCTCAGACCCCCGCCGCGCCTTCCGAGGCCGTCAAGCTCGACACCAAACGCATCGACGCGATGCTGGCGAAGATGGTCGCCGACGGTCGTGCAGCAGGCGTGTCGGCGCTGGTCTGGAAAGACGGGCGCGAGGTGCATTTCGCCGCGCGCGGCAACGCCGATCGCGAAGCCAACCGCCCCTTCGCCCGGGACACGCTGGTCCAGATCTGGTCGATGACCAAGCCGGTGACCGGCGTCGCGCTGATGCAGCTATGGGAACAGGGCAAGTTCCGCCTCGACGATCCGCTCGCCCGCTATCTGCCCGATTTCGCGACGATGCTGGTGCAGGACGGCACGGACGCTGCGGGAAAGCCGCTCTGGCGTCCCGCCAGCCGCCCGATCACCATCCGTGACGTGCTGCGGCACACGGCGGGCTTCGCCTATGGCGACGGCCCGTCCGCAGCGCACAAGGCGTTCGCCGCCGCCGATCCGCTCAACCCGCAGAACGACCTCGCCGAATTCGGCCGTCGCCTCGCGAAGGTGCCCCTGCTTTCCGAGCCGGGGACCGAATGGCATTATAGCGTCGCGGTCGACGTCCAGGCGCTGCTGGTCGAGCGGCTGAGCGGCATGAACTTCGCCGATTATGTGCAGAAGCACATCTTCGACCCGCTCAAGATGCGCGAGTCCGCCTGGCACCAGCCGATGGACCGCCTCCCCCGCCTCGCCGCGACCTATGTAAAAACCGACGGCAACCTCACGCGCCAGCCTGACGAAGCGACCCGGCGCATGAATTTTCCGGGCACGATCCTGACGATGGGGGGCGCCGGGATCGTCGCGCCGATCGACGATTATATGCGCTTCGCCCGGATGCTGCTGAACGGCGGCGAACTCGATGGAACGCGCATTCTGAAGCCCGCGACAATTCGCCTGATGGCTACCGACCAGCTCGACCCTGCCATCAAGGAACGCGAATGGCTGATGGGCAAGATCGAGGGCGGCTTCGGCTTCGACTTCGCCGTGCGTACCGCGCGCCCAAGCGGCCCCGAGCGCAACCGCGGCGCGGTCGGCGAATTTTTCTGGGACGGCGCCGCAACGACATTGTTCTGGGTCGATCCGGCTAATGACATGGCGGTCGTCTTCTTCGTCCAGACGGTCCCGTTCGACGGCACGCTCCACACCGATATCCGCAAGGCGGTATATGGCGCAGACTATCTGGGGCCGAAAGGAGATTAG
- a CDS encoding DUF2497 domain-containing protein, whose translation MGDVSNEPSMEDILSSIKRIIAEEGDAGVATRARRPARAAAPAPSDDDEILELREPVPSEATQPEPRRAPRETPRVDLRDVAPEPVAAPAPQPAQAPSADQILSPTTAEATRGRLEALSRMVVKPEVQGSDTLEGMVREMIRPMLREWLDANLPRMVEDMVQREISRIAAGRD comes from the coding sequence ATGGGGGACGTAAGCAACGAGCCGTCGATGGAGGACATTCTGTCGTCCATCAAACGCATCATCGCCGAAGAGGGCGATGCGGGCGTCGCGACCCGTGCGCGCCGCCCGGCCCGTGCGGCGGCGCCGGCTCCGTCCGATGATGATGAAATCCTCGAGCTGCGCGAACCCGTGCCGAGCGAGGCGACACAGCCCGAACCGCGCCGCGCGCCGCGTGAGACGCCCCGCGTCGATCTGCGCGATGTCGCGCCCGAACCGGTCGCTGCGCCCGCGCCGCAGCCGGCCCAAGCCCCAAGTGCCGACCAGATCCTGTCCCCCACCACCGCCGAAGCGACGCGCGGCCGGCTGGAGGCGCTGTCGCGGATGGTGGTGAAACCCGAGGTGCAGGGCAGCGATACGCTGGAAGGCATGGTCCGCGAGATGATCCGCCCGATGCTGCGCGAATGGCTGGATGCGAACCTGCCGCGCATGGTCGAGGACATGGTCCAGCGCGAGATTTCGCGGATCGCGGCAGGGCGGGACTAA
- a CDS encoding TolC family outer membrane protein, producing the protein MRLSLILAGVSAAGLTLPALAQTTPPATPAPAPAGLAPAAQPTETLREAMVKAYRTNPDLTAERANLRADDENVPIARSRGLPGVSSTGSYNENLYDTDDSGVSPPRQGSVGVNLSVPVFSGGAVRNSVRAAETRVEAGRAGLRSVESQLFTDVVSAYLDVLRDEATVRLNQQNVRALDVNLQATRDRFEVGDLTRTDVAQSEARLALAQSQLRGAEAQLIASRENYIRVVGTAPGELASPPPLVGLPASPDQAVAAALEENPLLEGTRKAREASAYDVRVARAARLPTVSVGVGGDYYNRFGSIPGPGRTAGLQNDGFATSAGISLSLPLFQGGRPAAQVRQAQARESAAIEQVTSAERNVIAQTRSAFAIYQSALRVIESSRVAVEANRLSLEGVRAENSVGTRTILDILNAEQELLNSQVQLVTAERDAYVAGFAVLAAMGRAEAEDLGLDGGPLYDPVANYDRVRGSLSDWRDDPTPEAEATRTVNTPAQNPDVSGPVDPQPR; encoded by the coding sequence ATGCGATTGAGCCTGATCCTTGCCGGCGTGAGTGCAGCCGGTCTGACGCTGCCCGCGCTGGCGCAGACGACCCCGCCTGCTACCCCGGCGCCTGCCCCTGCTGGACTGGCGCCCGCCGCCCAGCCGACGGAGACGCTGCGCGAGGCGATGGTCAAGGCGTATCGCACCAACCCGGACCTGACCGCCGAGCGCGCCAATCTGCGCGCGGATGACGAGAATGTCCCGATCGCGCGGTCGCGCGGACTGCCGGGCGTCAGCTCGACCGGCAGCTATAATGAAAATCTCTACGATACCGATGACAGCGGCGTTTCGCCGCCGCGTCAGGGGAGCGTCGGCGTCAATCTGAGCGTTCCCGTCTTCTCGGGCGGGGCGGTGCGCAATTCGGTGCGTGCGGCCGAAACCCGCGTCGAAGCAGGCCGCGCCGGGCTTCGCAGCGTCGAATCGCAGCTCTTCACCGATGTCGTCTCGGCCTATCTCGACGTGCTGCGCGACGAGGCGACGGTGCGTCTGAACCAGCAGAATGTACGCGCGCTCGACGTCAATCTTCAGGCGACGCGCGACCGGTTCGAGGTGGGCGACCTGACCCGCACCGACGTCGCCCAGTCCGAAGCGCGGCTGGCGCTGGCGCAGAGCCAGTTGCGCGGCGCCGAGGCGCAGCTGATCGCGAGCCGGGAGAATTATATCCGCGTGGTGGGCACGGCACCCGGCGAACTCGCCTCGCCGCCCCCGCTGGTGGGCCTGCCCGCCAGTCCCGATCAGGCCGTCGCGGCGGCGCTGGAGGAAAATCCGCTGCTCGAAGGCACGCGCAAGGCGCGTGAGGCGAGCGCTTATGATGTCCGCGTCGCGCGCGCGGCGCGCCTGCCGACGGTGAGCGTGGGAGTCGGGGGCGATTATTATAACCGCTTCGGGTCGATCCCGGGTCCGGGCCGCACCGCGGGTCTCCAGAATGACGGCTTCGCCACCTCGGCGGGTATCAGCCTGAGCCTGCCGCTGTTCCAGGGCGGCCGCCCGGCGGCGCAAGTCCGCCAGGCACAGGCGCGCGAATCGGCGGCGATTGAGCAGGTCACGTCGGCCGAGCGCAACGTGATCGCGCAGACGCGGTCGGCCTTTGCCATCTATCAGTCGGCGCTGCGGGTGATCGAGAGCAGCCGCGTCGCGGTCGAGGCCAATCGGCTGAGCCTTGAGGGCGTGCGCGCCGAGAACAGCGTCGGCACCCGCACCATCCTCGATATCCTGAACGCCGAGCAGGAACTGCTCAACAGCCAGGTGCAGCTGGTCACGGCCGAGCGTGACGCCTATGTCGCCGGGTTCGCCGTGCTGGCGGCGATGGGCCGGGCCGAGGCCGAGGATCTGGGGCTGGACGGCGGGCCGCTGTACGACCCGGTCGCCAATTACGACCGCGTGCGTGGCAGTCTGTCCGACTGGCGCGACGATCCGACGCCGGAGGCAGAGGCGACGCGGACGGTGAACACCCCCGCACAGAACCCCGATGTTTCCGGGCCGGTCGATCCGCAACCGCGCTGA
- the hemB gene encoding porphobilinogen synthase, with translation MSHYPALRLRRTRSSAWSRRLHAETLLTPADLIWPLFVTEGEGVEEPIASLPGVSRWSVDGIVARAKDAAAAGIPCLALFPNTPVELRTEDGGEALNPDNLMCRAIRAIKDAVPEIGVLTDVALDPYTAHGHDGLVDAAGYVLNDETAEILVGQALNQARAGADVIAPSDMMDGRVGLIREALEDEGFVNVQIMAYAAKYASAFYGPFRDAVGSRGLLKGDKKTYQMDPANAEEALREVALDLDEGADSVMVKPGLPYLDIVRRVKERFEVPVFAYQVSGEYAMIEAAAAAGAGDRDALVLETLMAFKRAGCSGVLTYHALHAARLMGA, from the coding sequence ATGTCCCACTATCCCGCGCTCCGCCTTCGTCGCACCCGTAGTTCGGCCTGGAGCCGCCGGCTTCATGCCGAGACGCTGCTGACCCCCGCGGACCTGATCTGGCCGCTGTTCGTGACCGAGGGGGAGGGTGTCGAGGAGCCGATTGCCAGCCTGCCCGGCGTGTCGCGCTGGTCGGTCGATGGCATCGTGGCGCGGGCGAAGGATGCGGCTGCGGCGGGGATTCCGTGCCTGGCGCTGTTTCCCAATACGCCGGTGGAGTTGCGCACCGAGGATGGCGGAGAGGCGCTGAACCCCGATAATCTGATGTGCCGCGCGATCCGGGCGATCAAGGATGCGGTGCCGGAGATCGGGGTGCTGACCGATGTCGCGCTCGACCCCTATACCGCGCATGGCCATGACGGGCTGGTCGATGCGGCGGGCTATGTGCTCAATGACGAGACTGCCGAGATTCTGGTTGGGCAGGCGCTCAATCAGGCGCGCGCGGGGGCGGACGTGATCGCGCCGAGCGACATGATGGACGGGCGCGTCGGCCTGATCCGTGAGGCGCTGGAGGACGAGGGCTTCGTCAACGTCCAGATCATGGCCTATGCCGCCAAATATGCCTCCGCCTTCTACGGCCCGTTTCGCGACGCGGTGGGATCGCGCGGACTGCTAAAGGGCGACAAGAAGACCTATCAGATGGACCCGGCCAATGCCGAGGAGGCGCTGCGCGAAGTGGCACTCGACCTCGATGAGGGCGCGGACAGCGTGATGGTCAAGCCGGGCCTGCCCTATCTCGATATCGTGCGCCGGGTGAAGGAGCGGTTCGAGGTGCCGGTGTTCGCGTACCAGGTGAGCGGCGAATATGCGATGATCGAGGCGGCGGCAGCGGCCGGCGCGGGCGACCGCGACGCGCTGGTGCTGGAAACGCTGATGGCGTTCAAGCGCGCCGGATGCAGCGGCGTGCTGACCTATCATGCGCTCCATGCCGCGCGGCTGATGGGTGCGTGA
- a CDS encoding valine--tRNA ligase — protein MSELPKTFDPAEIEQRWYAYWEANGLFRPERPGAQPWTIVNPPPNVTGSLHIGHALDNTLQDILVRHARLKGMDARWVVGMDHAGIATQMVVERQLNERQQKRTDFTREEFVAKVWEWKAESGGAITGQLRRLGCSMDWSDERFTMDEGFSKAVLKVFVELHEQGLLYRDKRLVNWDPGLGTAISDLEVETREVAGKFWHLRYPLADGSGFIHVATTRPETMLADMAVAVHPTDERYAALVGKQVRLPITGRLISIVADEHADPELGSGAVKITPGHDFNDFEVGRRAGIEARDMLNMLDAKAAICQTSDGLIPAELIGLDRFDVREKVVARLKDEGFLVPWTDKDGNEHDAEPRKIQTPFGDRSGVVIEPWLTDQWYVDAATLAKPAIEAVRSGATKVVPKSWEKTYFNWMENIQPWCVSRQLWWGHRIPAWFGYPLWGAEFPKLQPDQVGNSSSPLPTFVAEDEQDAVLRAEAFYRENWDLTGKDFSVVIGNEAGLKIDGNKVTASIRQDPDVLDTWFSSALWPFATLGWPENDDPTLGGRYPNDVLISGFDILFFWDARMMMQGLHFMKEVPFKTLYLHGLVRAADGAKMSKSKGNVVDPLGLIDQYGADALRFFMAAMESQGRDVKMDEKRVEGYRNFATKLWNAARFAQSNGIRASEHVEPPAATLAVNKWIIAETVSTVQAMDLAFADHRFDGAANTIYQFTWSRFCDWYLELIKPILQPSSPSRSPSVAFGSGEGLGVGPVSLTETDRPEDRPHPNPSPEGEGLSEADETRKVAGWVLDQILVMLHPFMPFITEELWSKMGDRPDYPIITAQWPMADARALDPEAAQEIDWLIRLVSELRAARTELNVPPGARLALHVRDAHGETLERLTRQNAALARLARVDRAEGEAPAGGALQIVVDEATYVLPLEGVIDLDAERARLTKAIAAAEKERDSLNARLSNPAFAEKAKPEAVEKARADHAEKAAEAARLSAALGRLG, from the coding sequence ATGAGCGAACTTCCGAAAACCTTCGACCCCGCCGAGATCGAGCAGCGCTGGTACGCGTATTGGGAAGCCAATGGCCTGTTCCGGCCCGAGCGGCCGGGTGCGCAGCCCTGGACGATCGTCAACCCGCCGCCCAACGTGACGGGTTCGCTGCATATCGGCCATGCGCTCGACAATACGCTGCAAGACATCCTTGTCCGTCACGCGCGGCTCAAGGGCATGGACGCGCGCTGGGTGGTCGGCATGGACCATGCCGGCATCGCGACGCAGATGGTGGTCGAGCGCCAGCTGAACGAACGCCAGCAGAAGCGCACCGATTTCACCCGCGAGGAGTTCGTCGCGAAGGTGTGGGAGTGGAAGGCCGAGAGCGGCGGCGCGATCACTGGGCAGCTGCGGCGCTTGGGCTGTTCGATGGACTGGTCCGACGAACGCTTCACGATGGACGAGGGCTTTTCGAAGGCCGTGCTCAAGGTCTTTGTCGAGCTGCACGAGCAGGGGCTGCTCTACCGCGACAAGCGGCTGGTGAACTGGGATCCGGGCCTTGGCACCGCGATCAGCGACCTTGAGGTCGAGACGCGCGAGGTTGCGGGCAAGTTCTGGCACCTGCGCTACCCGCTCGCCGATGGCAGCGGCTTCATCCATGTCGCGACGACGCGGCCGGAGACGATGCTCGCCGATATGGCGGTGGCGGTGCATCCGACCGATGAGCGTTATGCGGCTTTGGTCGGCAAGCAGGTGCGGCTGCCGATCACCGGCCGCCTGATCTCGATCGTCGCCGACGAACATGCCGATCCCGAGCTGGGTTCGGGCGCGGTCAAGATCACGCCGGGGCATGATTTCAACGACTTCGAGGTCGGCCGCCGCGCCGGGATCGAGGCGCGCGACATGCTCAACATGTTGGATGCCAAGGCAGCGATCTGCCAGACGTCGGACGGGCTGATCCCGGCCGAGCTGATCGGCCTCGACCGCTTCGATGTGCGTGAGAAGGTGGTGGCGCGGTTGAAGGACGAGGGCTTCCTCGTTCCCTGGACCGACAAGGACGGCAACGAACACGACGCAGAGCCGCGCAAGATCCAGACGCCGTTCGGCGACCGTTCGGGCGTGGTGATCGAACCGTGGCTGACCGACCAATGGTATGTCGACGCCGCGACTTTAGCCAAGCCCGCGATCGAGGCGGTGCGATCGGGCGCGACCAAGGTCGTGCCGAAGAGCTGGGAAAAGACCTATTTCAACTGGATGGAAAACATCCAGCCCTGGTGCGTCAGCCGCCAGCTATGGTGGGGGCATCGGATTCCGGCGTGGTTTGGTTATCCGCTTTGGGGAGCTGAGTTTCCGAAGCTACAGCCAGATCAGGTTGGTAATTCATCGTCGCCATTGCCCACTTTCGTGGCTGAAGATGAGCAAGACGCAGTTTTACGGGCGGAAGCATTCTATCGTGAAAACTGGGATCTGACCGGCAAAGATTTTTCGGTGGTGATCGGAAATGAGGCTGGCCTCAAAATCGATGGTAACAAGGTGACTGCCTCAATCCGGCAAGATCCCGACGTCCTCGATACTTGGTTCTCGTCAGCGCTGTGGCCGTTCGCGACGCTCGGTTGGCCGGAAAATGACGATCCCACGCTCGGCGGACGTTATCCCAATGATGTGCTGATTTCCGGGTTCGACATCCTGTTCTTCTGGGATGCGCGGATGATGATGCAGGGTTTGCACTTCATGAAGGAAGTGCCGTTCAAGACCCTGTATCTGCACGGACTTGTCCGCGCCGCGGATGGCGCGAAGATGTCCAAGTCCAAGGGCAATGTCGTCGATCCGCTCGGCCTGATCGACCAATATGGCGCGGACGCGCTGCGCTTCTTCATGGCGGCGATGGAGAGCCAGGGCCGCGACGTGAAGATGGATGAGAAGCGGGTCGAGGGGTATCGCAACTTCGCGACCAAGCTGTGGAATGCGGCGCGGTTCGCCCAGTCGAACGGGATTCGCGCGAGTGAGCATGTCGAGCCGCCCGCAGCGACCCTAGCCGTCAACAAGTGGATCATCGCCGAAACGGTCTCGACCGTGCAGGCGATGGACCTTGCCTTTGCCGACCATCGTTTCGACGGCGCGGCCAACACCATCTACCAGTTCACCTGGAGCCGCTTCTGCGACTGGTATCTCGAGCTGATCAAGCCGATCCTTCAACCTTCAAGCCCCTCCCGTTCACCTTCGGTGGCCTTCGGCTCAGGGGAGGGGTTGGGGGTGGGGCCTGTCAGTCTCACCGAGACCGACCGCCCAGAGGATAGGCCCCACCCCAACCCCTCCCCTGAAGGGGAGGGGCTTAGTGAGGCCGACGAAACCCGCAAGGTCGCGGGCTGGGTGCTCGACCAGATCCTGGTCATGCTCCACCCGTTCATGCCGTTCATCACCGAAGAGCTGTGGTCGAAGATGGGCGATCGGCCGGATTATCCGATCATCACCGCGCAATGGCCGATGGCGGATGCGCGTGCGCTCGATCCCGAGGCGGCGCAGGAGATCGACTGGCTGATCCGGCTGGTGAGCGAACTGCGCGCCGCGCGGACCGAGCTGAACGTGCCGCCGGGCGCGCGGCTGGCGCTGCATGTGCGCGATGCGCATGGCGAGACGCTCGAGCGGCTGACGCGCCAGAATGCGGCGCTCGCCCGCTTGGCCCGCGTCGACCGCGCCGAGGGTGAAGCGCCGGCGGGCGGCGCGCTGCAGATCGTCGTGGATGAAGCGACCTATGTCCTCCCGCTCGAAGGCGTGATCGACCTCGACGCCGAACGCGCGCGGCTGACCAAGGCGATTGCGGCGGCGGAGAAGGAGCGGGATAGCCTGAACGCGCGCCTGTCCAACCCGGCATTTGCCGAGAAGGCGAAGCCGGAGGCGGTGGAGAAGGCGCGGGCGGATCATGCCGAGAAGGCGGCCGAGGCAGCGCGGCTGAGCGCGGCGCTGGGGCGGCTGGGCTGA
- a CDS encoding spermidine synthase has translation MSAEAVAEPQPGVPGWLSRASGPLFVLTILLGSFLLFLVQPMIARMALPRLGGAPAVWNSAMLIYQALLLGGYAYAHWLGRVPVRRQAMIHLAVLALAALWLPIGLMAMEMPADAEPAVWVPWLLAASIGPLFFAISAQAPLLQRWFAAASGGRDPYALYAASNVGSFGGLIAYPLLVEPGMALHAQSWLWTGGYALVFVAIAGCALLLPRKVADEPHVRATSAAPSGRRVAHWIALAFVPSGLMLATSSFLTTDIVAVPMLWVLPLGLYLLSFTIAFASNRKIAVILTRFAPITILLFGGLMIAGHNANPELNALMALTLLFMVAVALHTHMYDLRPEPDRLTGFYLAMSVGGALGGVFAGLVAPLVFDWTYEYPILILAAGLLVPQEYLLPIFARLWGGGAQTRRIGVLAVALAVALLVWFGLSDGSDMLGARRAGILYLAIAVVGILTIGLRLPFMIVLAGSLFLFGGFRSLVMSWQDDVRTRSYFGVYTITEFADQKRLAHGTTLHGVQLTGSAERLKLPTTYYVPGSGVGQAMQALPPLYGARARVGVVGLGTGTLACYAQPGQSWRFYEIDPAVVELARGPFRFLEQCLPDASIVLGDARLRLAEAPPESLDLLVLDAFSSDAVPMHLMTLEAFDTYSRVLADDGLLLVHISNRFLSLEPVVERAAKAGGWAAAQLTYHPPLIEEMNEAATSDWIALSRSPEKLAQLTSRADGWRRLEGRPGFTPWTDDYATILPVLRSLNDDLP, from the coding sequence ATGAGCGCCGAAGCAGTCGCCGAACCGCAGCCGGGCGTTCCCGGATGGTTGAGCCGCGCCAGCGGCCCGCTGTTTGTGCTGACGATCCTGCTCGGCAGTTTCCTGCTGTTCCTGGTTCAGCCGATGATCGCGCGGATGGCGCTGCCGCGCCTTGGCGGTGCGCCGGCGGTGTGGAACAGCGCGATGCTGATCTATCAGGCGTTGTTGCTCGGCGGCTATGCCTATGCCCATTGGCTGGGCCGCGTGCCGGTGCGGCGTCAGGCGATGATCCATCTTGCGGTGCTGGCACTCGCGGCCCTGTGGCTGCCGATCGGGCTGATGGCGATGGAGATGCCCGCCGATGCGGAACCGGCGGTGTGGGTCCCCTGGCTGCTCGCCGCGTCGATCGGGCCGCTATTCTTCGCGATCTCGGCCCAGGCGCCGCTGCTCCAGCGCTGGTTCGCCGCCGCATCGGGGGGGCGCGATCCCTACGCCCTATATGCCGCGTCCAATGTCGGCAGCTTTGGGGGCCTGATCGCCTATCCGCTGCTGGTCGAGCCGGGGATGGCGCTGCACGCGCAAAGCTGGCTGTGGACCGGCGGCTATGCGCTGGTGTTCGTCGCGATCGCAGGCTGCGCGCTGTTGCTGCCGCGCAAGGTCGCGGACGAGCCGCATGTCCGGGCGACCAGCGCGGCGCCGTCCGGGCGCCGGGTGGCGCACTGGATCGCGCTCGCCTTCGTCCCCTCGGGCCTGATGCTCGCAACCTCGAGCTTCCTGACCACCGATATCGTCGCGGTGCCGATGCTGTGGGTGCTCCCGCTCGGCCTGTATCTGCTGAGTTTCACCATCGCCTTTGCGAGCAACCGCAAGATCGCGGTCATCCTCACGCGGTTCGCGCCGATCACGATCCTGTTGTTCGGCGGGCTGATGATCGCGGGCCATAACGCCAATCCCGAGTTGAACGCGCTGATGGCGTTGACGCTGTTGTTCATGGTCGCGGTGGCGCTGCACACGCATATGTACGATCTGCGGCCCGAGCCGGACCGGCTGACAGGATTTTACCTTGCCATGTCGGTCGGCGGGGCGCTGGGCGGCGTGTTCGCGGGGCTGGTTGCGCCTTTGGTGTTCGACTGGACCTATGAATATCCGATCCTGATCCTCGCTGCGGGCCTGTTGGTGCCGCAGGAATATCTGCTGCCGATCTTTGCGCGGCTGTGGGGCGGCGGTGCGCAGACGCGGCGGATCGGCGTGCTGGCGGTGGCGCTGGCGGTGGCGTTGCTGGTATGGTTCGGCCTGTCCGACGGATCGGACATGCTGGGCGCGCGGCGGGCGGGTATCCTCTATCTCGCCATCGCGGTCGTCGGCATTTTGACGATCGGGTTGCGGTTGCCCTTCATGATCGTGCTGGCCGGGTCGCTGTTCCTGTTCGGCGGGTTCCGGTCGCTGGTGATGAGCTGGCAGGACGATGTCCGCACGCGCAGCTATTTCGGCGTCTATACGATCACCGAATTTGCCGATCAAAAGCGGCTGGCGCACGGCACGACGTTGCACGGCGTCCAACTGACCGGCAGCGCGGAGCGGCTGAAGCTGCCGACGACCTATTATGTCCCCGGATCGGGGGTGGGGCAGGCGATGCAGGCGCTGCCCCCGCTTTACGGCGCGCGGGCGCGGGTGGGCGTGGTCGGCCTCGGGACCGGCACGCTGGCCTGCTACGCGCAGCCGGGCCAGTCGTGGCGCTTTTACGAGATCGATCCGGCGGTGGTCGAACTGGCGCGCGGGCCGTTCCGCTTCCTTGAGCAATGCCTGCCCGATGCTTCGATTGTGCTGGGCGATGCGCGGCTGCGGCTGGCCGAAGCGCCCCCGGAGAGCCTCGACCTGCTGGTGCTCGACGCCTTTTCGTCGGACGCAGTGCCGATGCACCTGATGACGCTGGAGGCGTTCGACACGTACAGCCGGGTGCTGGCCGATGACGGCCTGTTGCTGGTCCATATCTCCAACCGCTTCCTGTCGCTCGAGCCGGTGGTCGAGCGCGCAGCGAAGGCGGGGGGCTGGGCGGCGGCGCAGTTGACCTATCACCCGCCGCTGATCGAAGAAATGAACGAGGCGGCGACGTCGGACTGGATCGCGCTGTCGCGCTCGCCCGAGAAGCTGGCGCAGCTGACGTCGCGCGCGGATGGCTGGCGGCGGCTGGAGGGGCGACCGGGCTTCACCCCCTGGACCGACGATTATGCGACGATCCTGCCGGTGCTGCGCAGCCTGAACGACGATCTGCCCTGA
- a CDS encoding MFS transporter, which yields MVGPHRLPCDQPVPAATDQATRATRWVLPATVLGSSMGFIDGSVVNVALPAIQSDFGAGLAAVQWVVTGYMLTLGALILIGGAMSDRLGRRRVFIWGLASFALASLGCAVAPNETLLIAARLVQGAAAALLTPASLAIISAAYTGEARGAAIGTWAAAGAVTTALGPPLGGWLVDVAGWRAIFLINLPIAAIALLLARGVPADRGRSDDAPIDWAGAALAIAALGALSYGLIAFGNGAHATGSIALLGALPLIGLLLWVERRATAPMMPLGLFTSRTFSGANLLTVLLYAGLSAGLFVLPFALIRELGFSATAAGAGFLPFSIVMGAGSTLAGKLGQRIGARTMLIAGPAVTAAGFALLAWSSGMTSYWTGYLPGLLIVAIGMTITVAPLTTIVFDAVPDEADGTASGINNAAARVGGLLAVAALGIAFGADAESNVASGYRLVMLAAAVLAATSALVAALTIPSKQVKP from the coding sequence ATGGTCGGTCCCCACCGCCTGCCCTGTGATCAGCCTGTACCGGCGGCAACCGATCAGGCGACACGCGCGACCCGATGGGTGCTTCCCGCGACCGTGCTGGGTTCGTCGATGGGGTTCATCGACGGATCGGTGGTCAATGTCGCGCTTCCGGCGATCCAGTCGGATTTCGGCGCCGGGCTTGCCGCGGTGCAATGGGTCGTCACCGGCTATATGCTGACGCTCGGCGCGCTGATCCTGATCGGCGGGGCGATGAGCGACCGGCTCGGGCGGCGGCGCGTGTTCATCTGGGGGCTGGCGAGCTTCGCGCTCGCCTCGCTCGGCTGCGCCGTGGCGCCAAACGAGACACTGTTGATCGCAGCACGCCTGGTTCAGGGCGCCGCCGCCGCGCTGCTCACCCCCGCCAGCCTCGCAATTATCAGCGCCGCCTATACCGGTGAGGCGCGCGGCGCGGCGATCGGCACCTGGGCGGCGGCCGGCGCGGTTACCACCGCGCTCGGCCCGCCGCTCGGCGGCTGGCTGGTCGATGTCGCGGGTTGGCGTGCGATCTTCCTCATCAACCTGCCGATCGCCGCAATCGCGCTGTTGCTCGCGCGGGGCGTGCCCGCGGATCGCGGGCGAAGCGACGACGCCCCGATCGACTGGGCGGGCGCCGCGCTCGCCATCGCCGCGCTGGGGGCACTCAGCTACGGCCTGATCGCATTCGGCAATGGCGCGCACGCGACCGGCAGCATCGCGCTGCTCGGCGCGCTGCCGCTGATTGGCCTGCTGCTGTGGGTCGAACGGCGCGCCACCGCGCCGATGATGCCGCTAGGCCTGTTCACCAGCCGCACCTTCTCCGGTGCCAATCTGCTGACCGTGCTGCTCTATGCCGGGCTGTCGGCAGGGCTGTTCGTGCTGCCTTTCGCGCTGATCCGCGAACTGGGGTTCAGTGCGACGGCAGCGGGCGCCGGGTTCCTGCCCTTCTCGATCGTGATGGGCGCAGGGTCCACCCTGGCCGGAAAGCTCGGCCAGCGGATCGGCGCACGCACGATGCTGATCGCCGGACCTGCGGTAACCGCCGCCGGCTTCGCCCTGCTTGCATGGTCGAGCGGAATGACCAGCTATTGGACCGGCTATCTCCCCGGCCTCCTGATCGTCGCGATCGGCATGACGATCACGGTCGCGCCGCTCACCACCATCGTGTTCGACGCCGTGCCGGACGAAGCCGACGGCACCGCAAGCGGGATCAACAACGCCGCCGCACGCGTCGGCGGCCTGCTCGCCGTCGCCGCGCTCGGCATTGCCTTCGGCGCGGACGCGGAGAGCAATGTAGCGAGCGGCTACCGCCTCGTCATGCTCGCCGCCGCGGTGCTGGCAGCAACGAGCGCGCTCGTGGCCGCGCTCACGATTCCGTCGAAGCAGGTAAAGCCGTAG